Part of the Leptolyngbya sp. BL0902 genome, GGCCCAAATAAGTCTGTATCCATTGTTCCACCCTGGCCTGGGGGGCACGGGGCGACAGGCGCGGCAGGGGAAGTTCTGTGGTGCCGGATTCTCCCTCCTGCACCTGGCACAGCACCGGAATTTCGTACTGATAGCGCTGAAACCAGTCTTCGCGCTGGGTAATATCCCTCACCTCCAATTCAAAATTGAGGTGACTAGCCGCAACAAGTTTTTCCTCTAGCCCTTCACACAAATGACAACCGGGCTTGCTGTACAGCACAAATTTCATTGCTAGTTCTTCCACATCACGCCTGACAACGGTATCGTGCCATGCCCGCCCGGATCACATCTTGATCCGGATCTATAGCTGCGGATCAATCACCTCAATGGGGAGGCATTTAATTTGTCCACGGTGATCCTCTATGATGGAAACGAGATGTAGCCTTGTGCCCTAAGCCAGGGGATTAACGCTCTTAAGCTTAGTTTTAGACGGTTCAAAACATTTTGTAATACCTTGTCGATCTATCCTAAGATTGACAAGGAATAAGTAAGGCTACCTAATCAAGGCGATTCCAGCTAAAGCTCCCCTGAGGTCGTTGACTCTGCCCTTTGGCTTAGTCTGCCCCCTCTCGGTTACATGCCCCACTGGCAGGAATGCGCCCAAGCACCTGAAACGATTGCCGAATCGGCGGGTTGCTCAATCGACTGGATCGATGGCCTAACGGCGAGAATACACTAGGAGGATTTTTATGGCTCT contains:
- a CDS encoding glutaredoxin family protein encodes the protein MEELAMKFVLYSKPGCHLCEGLEEKLVAASHLNFELEVRDITQREDWFQRYQYEIPVLCQVQEGESGTTELPLPRLSPRAPQARVEQWIQTYLGQGKAE